From a single Actinomyces viscosus genomic region:
- a CDS encoding SMI1/KNR4 family protein has product MSDTNTGASSGASRGVPGWTWPDYIGWGWMIIQARMEADWKGLWDYALPHVHATEETVASTEAQLGFRLPESYRGFLLASNGWPYFFQDMTIFSTSDLLGGDLHEAGQTQLELEECVEAMAADGVIAADHFPVAASLESIDVALMGKPGTPAEGTVSWVRGEVIERYDDFLDYYLSMMELNKLDIARLRRDFGPKPDGVPHAVIDRPGSPPVFEHARRDDL; this is encoded by the coding sequence ATGTCTGATACGAACACTGGCGCGTCCAGCGGAGCGAGTCGGGGTGTTCCGGGGTGGACGTGGCCGGACTACATCGGCTGGGGGTGGATGATCATCCAGGCGCGAATGGAGGCCGACTGGAAGGGCCTGTGGGACTACGCGCTACCACATGTGCACGCCACGGAGGAGACCGTGGCCAGCACCGAGGCCCAGCTGGGCTTCCGTCTGCCGGAGTCCTACCGGGGCTTCCTCCTGGCCTCCAACGGCTGGCCCTACTTCTTCCAGGACATGACGATCTTCTCCACCTCCGACCTGCTGGGTGGTGACCTGCACGAGGCCGGCCAGACCCAGTTGGAGCTGGAGGAGTGTGTCGAGGCCATGGCCGCTGATGGTGTCATCGCCGCGGACCACTTCCCCGTGGCCGCCTCGCTGGAGTCGATCGACGTTGCCCTCATGGGAAAGCCCGGCACCCCGGCGGAGGGGACCGTCTCCTGGGTACGCGGCGAAGTGATTGAGCGATACGACGACTTCCTGGACTACTACCTGTCCATGATGGAGCTCAATAAACTCGATATCGCACGTCTACGAAGGGACTTCGGACCCAAGCCCGACGGCGTGCCTCACGCCGTCATCGACCGCCCCGGCAGCCCACCGGTCTTCGAGCACGCACGCCGCGACGACCTGTAG
- a CDS encoding IS630 family transposase, translating to MRLKSEAVVLLSKGVDTAVVAQVVERTPETVRSWAREWNRYRLASIHTGHAGNLNASRLTATQRQEVAGVLSRPPSEQGLPIGFWDVPHLAAWVYDHFEVEYASAASYRFLLHMAGLSFHRPQTVDQRRPPQADVDQRMSQIRSEIVRKWSDPEVMVVCADEVRIEHEAIVRRAWIRRGDAARLEVDRRRQAQSYIGFLHETDGTVDLMTLDWQDTGTITQALIDLTVKHPDKKKIVIVWDNASWHRSAKLTNSLKTIKNLERIHLINLPAYSPDENPIEHVWKEAKDSISNHQRATFPQTRQAFETFIQANKFPYRLTK from the coding sequence ATGCGTTTGAAGTCCGAGGCGGTCGTGCTGCTGTCCAAGGGTGTGGATACCGCGGTCGTGGCCCAGGTCGTCGAGCGCACGCCCGAGACGGTGCGCAGCTGGGCTCGGGAGTGGAACCGGTACCGCCTGGCCTCAATCCACACCGGTCACGCCGGCAACCTCAACGCCTCCAGGCTCACCGCCACCCAGCGCCAGGAGGTGGCCGGGGTACTGTCCCGGCCCCCGTCGGAGCAGGGCCTGCCCATCGGGTTCTGGGACGTGCCCCATCTGGCGGCCTGGGTCTACGACCACTTCGAGGTGGAGTACGCCTCTGCCGCCTCCTACCGGTTCCTGCTGCACATGGCGGGCCTGTCCTTCCACCGCCCCCAGACCGTTGACCAGCGCCGCCCGCCCCAGGCGGACGTTGACCAGCGCATGAGCCAGATCCGTTCCGAGATCGTCCGCAAGTGGTCCGATCCCGAGGTGATGGTGGTGTGCGCCGACGAGGTGCGTATCGAGCACGAGGCGATCGTGCGCAGGGCGTGGATCCGCCGGGGGGACGCCGCCCGCCTGGAGGTCGACCGCCGCCGCCAGGCCCAGTCCTACATCGGCTTCCTGCACGAGACCGACGGCACCGTCGACTTGATGACCCTCGACTGGCAGGACACCGGCACCATCACCCAGGCCCTGATCGACCTGACCGTGAAGCACCCCGACAAGAAGAAGATCGTCATCGTGTGGGACAACGCCTCCTGGCACCGTTCAGCAAAGCTCACAAACAGCCTCAAGACCATCAAGAACCTCGAGAGGATCCACCTGATCAACCTACCCGCCTACAGCCCCGACGAGAACCCCATCGAGCACGTCTGGAAAGAAGCAAAGGACAGTATCAGCAACCACCAAAGAGCCACATTCCCCCAAACCCGACAAGCATTCGAGACCTTCATCCAGGCAAACAAGTTCCCCTACCGACTCACAAAATAA
- a CDS encoding transposase family protein: protein MGLCEAIFAENPDLPVFGARALGLFLCVRLTLTYLRHNLPQELLAELYGVSQATVSRVISTYTPLIAQALQASVPTVEDLDPTAQLIIDGTLLQCWSWKDHPELYSGKHKTTGLNVQVACTLSGTLAWISDPQDGRVHDTQALRHCGLLDVPATDLPDGTPPPRHVGDKGYIGLGMITPKRKPAKLPLHPDDKTYNTTVNQIRYKIERVIANIKTWRVLHTGYRRPPETFPETISAVLGLIFTYTP, encoded by the coding sequence GTGGGCCTGTGCGAGGCCATTTTCGCCGAGAACCCCGATCTGCCGGTCTTCGGGGCGAGGGCGCTGGGGCTGTTCCTGTGCGTGCGACTGACCCTGACCTACCTGCGCCACAACCTGCCCCAGGAGCTGCTCGCCGAGCTCTACGGCGTCTCCCAGGCCACCGTCTCCCGCGTCATCAGCACCTACACGCCCCTGATCGCCCAGGCCCTCCAAGCCTCTGTACCGACGGTGGAGGACCTGGACCCCACGGCCCAGCTGATCATCGACGGCACCCTGCTTCAGTGCTGGTCCTGGAAGGACCACCCCGAGCTGTACTCCGGTAAGCACAAGACTACGGGGCTGAACGTGCAGGTGGCCTGCACCCTGTCAGGAACCCTGGCCTGGATCTCCGACCCCCAGGACGGAAGGGTCCACGACACCCAGGCCCTGCGCCACTGCGGCCTGCTCGACGTACCGGCCACCGACCTACCCGACGGGACACCACCACCACGCCATGTCGGCGACAAGGGGTACATCGGGCTGGGCATGATCACCCCGAAAAGAAAACCCGCAAAACTTCCCCTCCACCCAGACGACAAGACCTACAACACCACCGTCAACCAGATCCGCTACAAGATCGAACGAGTCATCGCCAACATCAAGACCTGGAGAGTCCTGCACACCGGCTACAGAAGACCACCGGAAACCTTCCCGGAAACCATCTCCGCAGTCCTCGGACTCATATTCACCTACACCCCATGA